The DNA segment GGCCAGCTGCTCACATCTGCCCAGACTGAGGCACACAGTGACGCAGCGAGGAGTGAGCGTCTGGGGCTCGTTGGGGCTGGGCTGGCGAAGCTACTGGCACGGGTGGCAGCCGTCACTCCCCTTCTCTGCAGTACCCTCACTTCTTGAAAAGAGAAGGCAACAAGCTCCAGATCATGCTGCAGCGGAGGAAACGGTACAAAAACCGAACGATCTTGGGCTACAAAACGCTGGCGGCGGGCTCCATCAACATGGCCGAGGTGAGCAGGCCCCTCATCACGCCCTGACCCGATGGCCGGTGTGGCCGGGCTCTGCGATGGTGCCCCCTGGCCCGGCGTGGGTCTGGAGGGTGTCCCCACAGGTGCCTCCGCCCCCGGCTGGTCCCTCCGTGGGCGCTGACCCTGGCCAGGGGGCGGCCTGGGTGGGCAGCACATGCTTGCTGTGGGTCGGGGGTGGTGTGGACGCTCCCTGGTGAGGAGACGGGGACAGCTCATGAAGACGGAACCACCGAGGACCTGGCATCCTGACATGTGGGTGgcgtggggctggggaggaggagccctgACAGGGCCTTTGGGAGCGTAGGGTGGGCCTGGGCGGAAGGGCGGCCAAGGCCATCGGTGTGCTTTGTGCTTCAGGGGCTTCACCGTCATGGGGCTGGGTTCAGGGCGGTCCAGGGACGCGGAACCACGCTGGTGCTCACTGGGCGCAGGGCAGGGGATATGGAGCCAGGGTGCCCCCCGCGCCTCTCAGCCCTGCTCCCGGGACCCCCAGGCCCACAGCACCTGCCCCAGCCTGCAGGCCTCCTGTTTCCCCTCAGACCCTAACTGCCCCTGGACCAGCATCCCCTCAGGAAGGTGGCACAGGTGTGCAGGGTGCGGGGACGGAGACCGTGGCAGCGTCCCCGTGCCTCCACCTCCACACATGCACGGGCCCAGGGGTGCATCTGGACGCTGGCTCACCTTCCCTGTCTGGCTTCTAAGAGGGGATTACCATCTTAGCGGGTGTCACTAgctttctcaaaaattttattttcgcGCTCCACTGAAGAGTTGGcacctgaaattaaaaacaatctgGTCCATGAAATCCCAACATCTGCACTTGCTCACATGAGCCCAGAGGCTCCAGCCTGCAGGGGCATCGTCGGTGCGTGGGGGTGCTCAGGGGCACGGGCCGCGGTCCCTGGCCTGCCTGAATCTCTCACGACTGGAATGGCTCCAACGACTCCCCACCTGGGGGGCCGGCCGGGTGGGTGTTGGCTCTGCCACACGAGACGCCCAGCCCGTGCTGGTGGCCGGTCCTCCTTGGTGCCCCACGGACAGAGGTCCCTGGATGCGGATCCCAGGGGTTGGTGGCCCATAGGCACAGCCTCACACACCGTGCTCCTGCCGCAGGCTCTGGACAGGTGGGCTCGGACCCTCCCGTCTTTGACAGCCTTCAGTCCCTCGTGGCTGAGCCTGGCGCCGACCCCCAGAGTCGTGTCCCCCTGTCATCCTCCTGCCCCACGGTCAGGTCTCCCACCTGCCATGTGCCCCTGCTGGGGGCCGGCCCTGTGCCAGGGCACCTTCTAGAGCTGAGGCCTGCCCACAGGTGATGCAGCACCCCTCTGAGGGCGGCCAGGTGCTGAGCCTCTGCAGCAGCATCAAGGAGGCCTCGGTCAAGGTGGCCGAGATCTGgatcttctccctctccagccaGCCCATAGACCACGAGGACAGCGCCATGCAGGCGGGGCCCAAGGCCAAGTCCACAGGTGGGTGCCGCTGCTCGTGGCCTCTGCTTAGCTGCTTCTCGCTACCTCCTGGCCCCCATCCTGCTGGGTTTGAGGAGCTGGCGAGCGGCTGAGAGGGCTCACGGGTTTCCCTCTGGGATCCAAGCTCACAGGCAGCCTCGTGCGTGCTCTGGGAGCCTGGGCTGGGGTGTGCGAGCTCAGCCGTAGGCAGCAGGTCATGGGTTGGTTGCAGTGCCTTCCAAGGTCTGGGCACAGGTCCTGGCATGACTGTTGCCACCGTCACGTGGGGGGCCCCTGTCCCCCTGGAGTGTGGGAGGGCACGCAGGGGACCCAGTTGGGCGCGAGATCCAGGCAGAAGCTTCTGGGGTCCATCGGGCACCGTGGGAGTGCAGAAGCGCAGCCCTGCCTCCGCCCTGAAGTCGGCCTGCCGGGGCTGCGCACAGCTCCCTGCGTGCCCGGGGGCCCGTCCTCTGGCCACCGCCTCGTTGCTAGAACACCAGTCGGAACCTCGCGGTACTCCCCCTTCCGTTTGCTCATTCCATAGATAACTACTCCGAGGAGGAGTACGAGAGCTTCTCCTCTGAGCAGGAGGCCAGTGATGATGCCGTACAAGGGCAGGTAACCTGGGGTCTGGCGCGCGGGACCGCGCGGCCAGGTGGGAGATGCCGCCCTCGGGGCTCCCGGCAGCTGCGCAGCCCCCAGCAGACGGCGGGGACCCTCCTGAGCTGCCGGCAGGAGCGGGGCACCCtggcggggaggtgggggctgggagctCGGCCCCTGAACGCGTGTGGGCGACTCCTCCCGGCCCCGGGGCCCTGCTGTGCGCCTTAGGTGCTCTGGGGGTGCCGTCCGCCGACTTCTGTGGCTTGTCTCCCCAGGACTTGGACGAGGAGGATTTCGATGTGGGGAAGCCTAAGAAGCAGCGGCGATCGATAGTAAGAACGGCGTCCATGACCAGGGTCGGTGGAAACTGGTTTTACTAACACTGGggaagggtggaggtggggggcctggggccctgggccggggcgggcgggcacTGGGTGTCCCAAGACTAGGTGTCGGGAATGGGGCGGTCgtcccagggcccccagggcccGGCTCTGCTGGCTTCCCTGAGGCCCCGCCTCTTAGATGGGGCGCGGAGGCAGGCGGGCTGCGAGGCACTGGCCACGGTCAGTGGGAGCTTCCCTGGGGGGTCCCTGTGCTCGTCCCCGAGGGCAGCTCCATGCGCAGAGCTGGGCAGACTGTCCCACTCCTGCCTGTGCCAGACAAGCCCTGTGCGAGGCCAGGCCCTCCTGTCCAGTCAGCGTCTGGCTCACCGGGCACGGGCCCCCCAGGTTTGGCGGGGCTATCGGGTTTCTCCTCCAGGAGAGCCCCAGGCAGAGGCCTTAGCCCGTCACAGGACGCCCACCACTGGGCTCCTGGCCTGcgccgtggggggtgggggcgtggggcaCAAGCCCAGCCCCAGGAACCCCTGGCAGAGCTGGGAGGCCGAGGCCTGGTCCCGATACAGCAGGTGGAACGTGGCAGCGCCTGTGGCAGCCTCGGTTCCAGGACCCGACACCTGCGGGGGGGAGCGTAGGACTCCCGTGGGGTCTCATGGACACACACACCCTGCTGAGGGTGGCTGAGGGCAGCTGCCTCCCTCAGGGGTCAGAGCTCAGCCTCGGAGGCCCGGGCGGCACGGGGCGTGGACGGAGCTCGGGCCCTCTGCGGAGCCCTTGccgcccccgcccaccccctgcccacccggAGTCCCGCTGGGGTGAGGGGTGCCTCAGGAAGGGCCGGCCGCCCCCCGAGTCCCCTTGGCTGGCTCTGGGACTGTGCTCCgccctgggcctgtccccaaGCCCAGCACCGGTTGAGGTCAGCGCTGCCGGCTGCCGAGAGCTGGGCTCACGTGCGCCCCGAcgccgtgccccccccccccgcccgccgccgcgacCTCCTGGGGAAGCCGCCCCCCTGGGGTTCTGATTCTGTCCTGCTTGTCTCCAGCAACAAAACTTCAAGCAGAAGGTCGTGGCGTTGCTGCGGAGGTTCAAAGTGTCCGACGAGGTGAGTGACCCCGCCTGGACCCCCAGGCCCGCGGCGACCCTGAGCCCGGGCTGTGGTGGCATCTGGGCGGCGTCCTGGCTCTGCCGCTCCGCCGTGGCCCCGGGCCCCATTGTCCTTGTCTGCCAGAGCAGGCGGGTGGTGGCCGTCCCCAGGTGCCCCGTGGGCTGAGCGGAGCCACCTGCATGTCTCTCAAATCACGACCCCGCCAAGAGACCGGGAGGGAGGCTGGATGTCGTTCGGCGGTGTGACCACAAGTTCCGTGTTTCATGTGGGTTCTCGGTCGATGGCACCGTAGGGCCGCGTTTGGCTCCTGGCAGACAGGCGCCTCTGCGTGCCCATCGCCCCACGCACGGCCTCCGCCGTCGGCACCTGTGTCGggggctcctgccctgagctgttGTCTCCCCTCCCGATTTGCTTTGATGGGTCtgtagactttttattttattttttatttatttattttttttaagattttacttatttattcatgagagacacagagagatagagagagagaggcagagacacaggcagagggagaagcaggctccctgcagggagcccgacgcaggactcgatcccgagtccccaggatgacgccctggctgaaggcggcgctaaaccccgagccacccgggctgccctgcagacCTTTTATAACCTGAAGAAAAATGCCTTGGTTTCCTTCGAACACGGGCAGAGGAGAATACTGTGCGGGTTCTGCCCCCCCCGGGAGAGGCGGCGTGTAAGCGTCCGAGTGTCCCCGCCGCATGCGGTTGTGGCGGCCACTCGTCCTCACACTGATGCCCTCGGGCACGGGGCTGTCTCTCGGGAGCAGCAGCAGGTGGGCTGCCCTCCTCAGACGCCCGCGCCACCGTCAGGCCcgtctgagcctcggtttccccagcTCGGTCTGCAGGTTGTTCCGTGGGCCCGGCAGATCcccagctgcctcctgcacaCCAGCCAGTCCTCAAGCTCGCATAGAAAAGCAGGGGACCCGCAGGAAACGcaacagtcttgaaaaagaacgAAGTAGAAAGACCGCCGCTCCCCAGTTCAAGCACTCTCGAGGACGTCCAGTTAGTAAGACCGTAGGGCAGGACGAAACCCCTCTACGTGGCCAGTCACCAGCAGGGACGTCAGCACCGTCCaccgggggaggggaggctctCCGGCGAACGGTGACGGCACAGCCAGACCTCACACGCCACAGGGTGCAGGCGGGCCCCTGCCTCGCCCCATGTACCAGAATCAGCTCCAAGTGGATCGAAGCCCCAGCGTAAGCGCTTACCTTATGGAGTCTCAGGAGGGTGATGCGGCCCAATCGTGTGGCTTCAATCAGACACCGGAAGCACAGGTGGCCCGAGCGAGAACCAGTGAGCCGGGAACATGAAAACGTAGAAACTTCCGTGCTCTGAACCCTGGCCGGGAAGAGGAAGTGACCGTCGGGCAGAAGGTGTTTGTGCTTGTGGCTCCTGGTGAGGGACCAGCGCCCACACGGCGGGAGGCACGCTCCCAACCCCGTAGAGAGACGACCCCGATGAGAAATCAGTCGTCCCGCTCAGCGGTTGGTCAAAGGCTCTCACTAGACATTTTCTCTGAAAAAGCCTGGATGGCCCCAAGACCCTGAGAAGATACGGGCAAGCTCACGAGACCCAGAAGGGTAGCCGTGACCCCACAGGGCAGGAGGGCGCCGATGGGGGGGCCGGTCAGAGCTCGTGCTGCTGGCCGGAGAAAACTTGGAGGCCGGCCTGGCCGCTCCTCGCAGCGTGAACTGCGCCCGCCCAGCAGTTACAGCAGTCCTGGGCAAGGTCCAAGGTGTCGCTCCAAGACTCAGGGACAAACGGGCACAGGAGCTTCGTCCACGGCCCAAATCCCCcgtccaggcaggggcaaggccTGGGCCACGTTCAGGGCAGCCGGGCGGGCTGTGCGAGGACGGTGCCGGGGCAGACCGCACGTCGCGGTGGGAGGAGCCCTTCACAGAGGGCTGCCCGCTGTGTGACTCCCTTTCTGTGATGTTCTGGAGGCGGCCAGCGCAGGGGGGCGGAAGGCGGTGCAGTGGTTGGGAGGGGACAGCGAGAGGGCTGGGGACGCCCTGCAGAGGGAGGCATTTCGAGTcgtggtggcagtggtggcctGTCCCAGGTGGCGCTCACTGCCCTGCACTGCTACTGTGCGTTTCTCTGTTGAAGCACAAGTCATGAGGGGAAGGATGGCCGTGCCGTGCCCAGTGCCCGGTGACCAGAGGTCCCCAAGGTCACCCCAGCGTCTAGCAGAACTGGGCTGGTGGCACGTGCTGGACAGAGGGTGCTTGGGGGCTCCGTGTGCCCCTCCCGTCTGTCCTGCCAGGGGGACCCCACCAGGGCAGTCCTCACACGTCTGACCTCACTGTAGGTCctggattcagagcaggaccctgCAGAGCATGTCCCGGAGGCAGAGGAGGATCTGGACCTTTTGTATGACACGCTGGACATGGAGAACCCCAGCGACAGTGGCCCTGACTTGGAGGACGATGACAGTGTCCTCAGCACCCCCAAGCCAAAGCTCAGGTGAGCACACCTGCCGCCTCCGTCTGCCacccggccccaggccccagcaggcAAGCCCTTGGCCATTTGACGCATTGCAGGGGGCCACAGCGGAGTGTGCACTTGGGGACATGGGGTCACAGCGGAGCCTGCTGTGGGGACATGGGCTCTGgctcagggagggcagggaggcacGCATCCTAGCAGGCTGCCCAGGTCCGCGGTGTTTGTAGAGGGAGAGATGTAGCAAAGTGACAGGGTCACACCTGCATTCTGGAAAGATGTCTCTGGAATCCACTGGGAGCATGATGAcaggagaccagttaggaggcatCGGGGTCGTCCCTGCAAGAGGCCGTGCTGTCCGAGATGGAGGGGCGAGAGCTCCGGCCAGGGACGGTGGTCCGGGTCTTCCCGGGAAGACGGGGTGCTGGGAACCGCAGGGCATCCCTGTCGCACACAGGGAGGAGCGTGCGTGCAGTGCTGGCACCCGTCCCTGAGGAGCAGGGTGTCAGCCTGGCCGCGGCAGGAGAGCGCAGGAGCACATGTGACCCCAGCCCAGGACGAGCGGGAGGCCCCAGTTTTGGGGGAGcccctgtggggtggggggacgctTGGCCCACCTATGGTTTCCAAGTGGGGGCCATTTGGAGTCCAGAAGATCCTTGGTGTTCTAGTTctgttttttatgtgtttttttaaaagatgttatttatttgagagagagagagagtgcgcactcacaagtagggggaggggcagagcgaggggaagaagccgactccccgcGGAGCGAGATGCCCatggggctccgtcccaggaccccgggatcgtgacctgagctgcaggcagattcTTCACCCACTGGGCGACCCAGGCGCCCTTTAACTTTTTGACATAAGTCAGCGAGACGGACGTACACGCGGGAGGTGGGCTTTCTGTGGTTGCTGAGCCTCCAGCCTGACCCGCACCGGTGGTTGGGGCCGCCGCCATGGTGGACAGTGGGTGGTGTCCGGGGGCTGTGCTCTAGCTGTCGGCCACCGGCAGGGCCAGCGAGGCCGTCCAGCCGCCTTCCCCCGAACGGCTGTCGCAGGCCACCTCCCACGTGTGGCCCTTGCTGCTGGCCGCACCTGCAGAGCAGGCTCCTGGCCAGCTGGTGCCCACAGCCCTGCGGGTGAGCGTGGCCGTCTCAGGCCGTGGTCCTTCTGCCCTCACACGTCCCTGAGTGGCCTTGTCAGACCGCACGAGCCCTGCCCACCCTCTCTGTGAGGCTCcgtccctccacctctgcccatTGTCTACTGGGGACGGGGCATCCGGCCAGGCTGGCCTGGGTTCACTGTGTCCGGCCGATGTGCCCCTGTTGCCCTGTTGAGTGTGCTCCCGTGTTCCCGGAGCTGGCCTTGGGTCCCGAGGGTCCCCGACCACATGTCCTCCTGCAGGACCTCTGGGTGGAGCTGCCACCCTGTGCTGCCGCTGCCCTGTGCAGGGCGAGGGCCAGGAGCAGGTGGCTTTCAGGATGCGGGTCCTCTCCAGTGGGCTGGAGCTGAGAGCTGAGAAGGGCTGCTTTTTGCTCGGTGCTCGTGGCCCCCCGGGGCTGCCTCCCCCCAGCTCCGCGTGGCCGCCGGCTCCCACAAGCACTGTGGCCCTGCCTTCGGTGCGGCGAGGCTCCGGAGAGTGACATCTCTCCGTCCCCAACCCAGGCCCTACTTCGAGGGGCTGTCACACTCCAGCTCGCAGACGGAGATCGGGAGCATCCACAGCGTCCGGAGCCACAAGGAGCCTCCGAGTCCGGTGAGCAGACCAGACCCCGCAGCCGCCCTCCCCTGGGACCTCAGGCAAGGGGAGGTCTGCCCGTCTCTCTGGGTCGCTCAGGTGCTGCTGACCCGGGCCCAAAGCTGTCACAGGCTGACCCTGAGCCCGCGGTCTGAGAAAGCCCGACCCATCttcccaggctgcccccaagccCAGATCCCCTGCCCCAGGTGAGCCAGCCGCCCACCACCGAACACCTCCTGATTCCCGCCTTGTCCACACAGGCCGACGTGCCCGAGAAGACTCGggccctgggaggcaggcagCCAAGCGACAGCGTCTCTGACACAGTGACCCACGTGAGCACGAGGGACACCTTTATTTGTTCAAGCACAGAGCACACTTACACGTGCCTTGGGGGACAGGCCTTGACGTGTGGGTCCTTAGCTCACACATCCCAGGATCTGAGCAAGAACCACAATGAGGGCCCCACCAAGGTTCACCCTGACCCCGAGGGGACAGTCAGGGTCCCCCTAGGCTCACCCTCACCCCGGGGGACAGTCAGGGCCTCCCTGggctcacccccaccccgggggatGGTCAGGGCCTCCCTGGGCTCACCCCCACCCTGAGGGAAGGTCAGGGCCCCCCCTGGGCTCACCCGAGCTCTGGGAGGATGGTGGGCATCCCCCTGCTTTGCTGTCTGGCCCTATGAACACTGATTGGCTCCTGTTGCCCTCGTGGGGACCACAGGGCAGGTTTTGGGGAGATTCGGGGCAGTTTGGTGCTGGGCTCCCGTGGCAGCAAGGCCTGCAGCCCTGTGGTAGGAGGTGGAGTCCGCTCGGTGCCGACAGCTCTGCGGGTGGCAGAACTGCACCTGAACTGCACCACAGCACCTGAACACCCCCAAACCAGGGCTCCTCGGGCAGGGGCTGTGGCCTGGGGAGGGACCTGAGGGCCGCGCACCCCCAGCGGgtccccttctctgcctctcagaGCACGCCCGCCCCCGGGGAGCAGCCCGCACAGCCCGAGGAGAGCCCCGAGGTGGAGACCTCCGCTCTGGACGTGTTCACCGAGAAGCTGCCGCCCAGTGGGAGGATCACCAAGACGGAGTCCCTTGTCATCCCATCCACCAGGTGACAGGATGCCCTGGGGAGGCTGTCGGCCAGTGTGGGGGCCATGGCCCCGTCTGAGCAGAAACACCTAGAAGCTCGAAGATTTCTGGGCTCACCCCGGAGGTCCCCCGGGACCCCCACCCCTGTTTGTAGCCAGACGCCAGCAGGCCTTCTAGGGCCGAGGTGTGGCCCCTGCTGTCATCCCACACGTTCCTGGACCTGACGCCGTTCGCTGAGCCCACGGGGTGGCTCCGGGGACCAGTGTGGTCGAGCGCAGCAGGGCCCAGGCGGTGGCGCTGGGTCCGACACGGGCTCTGTGGGGTCAGGCCCCTGCCCCCCATGCGCTCATCCAAGAGGTGGGGGTCTGAGTTGCAGTGACCCAGGCAGCCTCCCAGGGAGGACATCCGCAGGGTCTCTGTCCCGCCCCACTGCGTCTCGCTCGGTCTGGGGTCACCTGAGCCCCTCCCGGGATGTGCTCCCTGGCCAGCTCTTCTTCACCTCCTTTGGGCACCTGGCCGCACTCCCAGGCAGCCTTGTGCCGCCATGCGGGCCACCCCTCCCTGCCACAATGGGCCACGTGCTGCCACTGCAGCCAGGACGTCCGTTCCTGCCCGAGCCCTGTCAGGCTTCTGCAGGGGACCCGGGCCCCGGAGGGACAGTGGAGCTGCTGCGGCTGCGCGCCCTCCCTCTGGGGCTGTGGTTCCAGCAGCCGGCCGTCACGTGCCACACGTGCGTGCCATATGCGCGTGCGCCGAGGGTGGGCATCACCCAGCTCAGCCCTCGGCCCCCCAGAGGTGCCCACGctgcctgccacctgccccaCCACCGcgtgtggggagcagggagcccgaggggcTGTCCCAGCCTGTCCTGCGCCTCACAGGTCCGAGGGGAAGCAGGCTGGCCGCCGCGGCCGGAGCACGTCCCTGAAGGAGCGGCAGCCGGCGCGGCCGCAGAACGAGCGGGCCAACAGTCTGGACAATGAGCGCTGCCCGGACACGAGGAGCCAGCTGCAGGTGCGCGCCCCCGGAGAGCGTGTGGGCGGAGGCCGCGGTGGCCCAGGACCAGCCCGGTGCTGGGCCCGGCGCCTCGTGGCTGGGACGGCCCCTCGGCCTTCAGCCCAGTGACCTCTGCCTGACGCAAAGCCGAGTTCCCGAGCCAGCACTCCCGGGCGGCCGCTGGGGTGCGGGGGGTCGGCGGGGCGGGTGAGGGGCTGCGGCAGGCCCCCCTCCAGGGTGGATGGGCCCTGTGTCTGCAGATCCCCAGGAAGACCGTGTACGACCAGCTGAACCACATCCTCATCTCTGATGACCAGCTCCCTGAAAACATCATTCTCGTCAACACCTCCGACtggcaggggcaggtgggcaggggccagGTGTCCCCCCGCAGCGGGGAGGTGGCGGGCATCCTCCGCACTGGCTGGGGAGAGCGGGGAGCGCCGGGCCGCGGGGGCTGGGTGGAGCCCTGAGGCTGCTGCGCCCTCGCTCGCAGTTCCTGTCGGAAGTTCTGCAGAGGCACACGCTCCCCGTGGTGTGCACGTGCTCCGCAGCTGACGTCCAGGCGGCCTTCAGCACCATCGTCTCGAGGATACAGAGATAGTGAGTCCAGCGGCCCATGGCATCTGTCAGGGCCCCTACACCCCGGCCTTGCCTGCGGCTCTGTCCCGGGGGCCCCGATGTGCCCGCccacaggctccccacagcaggTCTTCTGTCCAGATCTGGGCGGTGGCGGGACTTCTGCAGCGAGGGGGCCTTGCTGGGTGAGGCCCGGCGCCCTCCCAGGGCTCCCGCTGTCTGGGGTGGAGGACCCGGGCGTTGGCGGCCCTCTTGGGGTCGTGAGCGGCTGCAGCAGCTGCTGCCCGAGTGTGGCGCTGGGGGCACAGCGCTCGCCTCGTCCCGGCACAGTGCCCATGGCCGCAGGGCCTGCTCGGGCCGGCGGGGGGTCCTGGCAGCAAGGACGGCTCCCTGACGCACCTGTCCCTCTCTGTCCGCCCTTGGACAGCTGCAACTGCAACTCCCAGCCCCCGACCCCCGTGAAGATCGCCGTGGCGGGAGCTCAGCATTACCTCAGCGCCGTCCTGCGGCTCTTCGTGGAACAGCTGTCCCACAAGACCCCCGACTGGCTGGGCTACATGCGCTTCCTCATCATCCCGCTGGGTGAGGGGCTCGGACAGGACACGCCAGCCTGCGCTCCGTTGTCAGGCTGCCTCGATGCCGCTGTCGGGAACAGCGGGGTGGCTGTGTGTTCCCCAGCCCCGTGGGACACGACCCTTCGTTCGTTGGCTTACGCGATTGGTTCTATTATGAAATTGGTAAACGGCCATCTCTCGGAAGTGCGGAGTCCCGGGGGGCTCACCGGCCCCCAGGCACCGACTGTGGCCTGCAGGACGCACCTGGGCCCCGAGGCGCCCCCGTCCACCAGGAGCGGGGAGGGGCTTGGAGGGGGCGCAGGGCGAGCCTGCCGCCTGACGCGCCTCCCTCGGCTCGCAGGCTCCCACCCCGTGGCCAGGTACCTGGGCTCCGTGGACTACCGCTACAACAACTTTTTCCAAGACCTGGCCTGGAGAGACCTGTTCAACAAGCTGGAGGCCCAGAGTGCCGGTGAGGCCTGAGGACGGCCGGCCGGCCGGGTGGGGCTACCCTGGCATCCGTGCCGCCACGCCTCCCCGAGGAGAAGCAGGGCCTCAGCCGGGTGCTCCCCTCGGGCCACCATGGGCCTCGGAGCCGGCTGGCCAGTGGGCCCAGGCGAGGGCTCCCAGGGATTTGGAGAAGCCTTGCTGCTTGTGCCCGGGACCCCCTGAGGATAGAGGGCATGGGGCCCCCAGCACTGCCGCTGCTCCCGGGCTGGGTACTGGGTGGCCTGGGGGCAGCGTGTGCACCCCACGGACCCTGCCCGGCCTTCTCCTGCAGTGCAGGACACGCCGGACATCGTGTCGAGGATCACACAGTACATCGCAGGCGCCAACTGTGCCCACCAGCTGCCCATCGCAGAGGCCATGCTGACCTACAAGCAGAAGAGGTACCTTCCCGGgcgctgggcagggcagggcgtgGGGGACGGAGGGGGCCCCAGCTCCgtggcacagacacaggcaacaCGGCAGCGGCTCAGGACGGCATCAGGGACAGACCTGGCTGGCCGGGGGACGGAGCCCAAGCTGGGCTGGGGGAACGCCCTGAGCAGGCCCGGCAGCCCCAGGTGCTCGTGAATTAGCAGAAGAGGAATTAGAAGGAGCTGGTCAGGTTTCCTCTATCTCGTATGTCGGGATTCCCCGTAATAAAGGTCAAAAGAACAGCTGTCACACGGCCCCGTCCTCGCGGTGACCTGCTCACGCAAGCGCAGGCCCCGGCTCCTTCAACACCTGGGCTTCCCGGCCCGGGGACAAGCTCGCGCCCCGCCGCGGGCAGGACAGCCAAGGCCGGGCAGAGGTCTGGCTGCCAGGCCGGCGCAGGGGGGCGGGTGGCCGAGGGGGGACAGGCCAGCTCTGCAGCAGGTCAGACAAGGCCACGCGTCTCGGTCCCCGCCCGCGGCACGCTCCGAGGCTGTCCCGGGGTGGGAGACGGAGTGCGGTTGAAGCCCCAGCTCCCCGCGCCAGGCTGTCCGGAGCGAGGGCTGTGGCGGCCGATCCCACGCCTGGAGCTGCGTCCTGCTCCTCAGCGCTTAGTAACatgtctgtgttttctcttttggtggctttctgaaaaggaaaaagaactttcATTTTGACTTTACCCTCAGGTACCGCTGTCCGTGGGTCTGCGCCCCTGTCCCCAGGCTGGTCTTTAGGGCTGTTTAGCAGTGCGGGCAGGTGGGGTGCATCACTCTCCCGGCCGCCTGCCTCTCGTGGGCTCAGCAGGGGCGGCGCCCGTCAGGCaggtcccccccgccccagccaggACTTTGCTCCCCGCCCCCGACCCAGGTGGAAGGAGCGCAAAGCGCCGTGGCCTGGACGTCAGAGCGGGCAGGCGGTCCTCCGTCCGTGCCAGTCCAGAGGTTGAGGTGAACAGGTGCCCACGTTAGCCTCTCCGTGAGTGCCTGTGTTTCCAAAGCCCTGGGCACCACCACCTCTTACAGCAGAAGCAGGCGCTTGGGGTCCCCCCACGCGCCTCTGACCACCGATGCCACCCTGGCCGCGTGTGGGCCTTTGTCTCGGCTCGTGGTATTTGCTGACCGATTCACGGGCTAAGCGCCCTAGAAGGACAGCGTGGGTGCTGGTCCTACGTGTGGGGGTGTGTAGGCAGAAGGGTGGGGAGCCCGCCGGATGGCACACACTCACAGCCTGGCTCCGGGCCTCGCGCCCAGGGCTGCGGAGAGGACAGAGCGGCACAGAGGGTTTCCCGGCTTTGCAGCTCAACTGGACGCCCGGCCAGACCGCTAAGACCCCCACGTGCAGTGAAGGGCTTTTCACCCCCAGGGCAGCTTTACCCCTGAAAGCCTGGGTGTTGGGAGCCACAGTCCGGGGCGCCCCCAGAGCTGCCCCTTCAGTCGGGGTCCCCTTTCCCGTCCTGGGTCCTGCCCACTGGGCACCCTGGCTCTTGGGCTTCTCCGTCCAGGGGAGTGCATCCAGGGCAGGGTCCCTGGGCCCCGGGCAGCCTTCTTGCTGGACCCTGGGACAGACAGGGCGGGCGGGAGGGTCTGAGTTCTCTGTTGTCCTGCTAAACAAGCCTCTGT comes from the Canis aureus isolate CA01 chromosome 9, VMU_Caureus_v.1.0, whole genome shotgun sequence genome and includes:
- the PACS2 gene encoding phosphofurin acidic cluster sorting protein 2 isoform X1: MAERGRLGLAGPPAALNTPVPMNLFATWEVDGSSPSCVPRLCSLTLKKLVVFKELEKELISVVIAVKMQGSKRILRSHEIVLPPSGQVETDLALTFSLQYPHFLKREGNKLQIMLQRRKRYKNRTILGYKTLAAGSINMAEVMQHPSEGGQVLSLCSSIKEASVKVAEIWIFSLSSQPIDHEDSAMQAGPKAKSTDNYSEEEYESFSSEQEASDDAVQGQDLDEEDFDVGKPKKQRRSIVRTASMTRQQNFKQKVVALLRRFKVSDEVLDSEQDPAEHVPEAEEDLDLLYDTLDMENPSDSGPDLEDDDSVLSTPKPKLRPYFEGLSHSSSQTEIGSIHSVRSHKEPPSPADVPEKTRALGGRQPSDSVSDTVTHSTPAPGEQPAQPEESPEVETSALDVFTEKLPPSGRITKTESLVIPSTRSEGKQAGRRGRSTSLKERQPARPQNERANSLDNERCPDTRSQLQIPRKTVYDQLNHILISDDQLPENIILVNTSDWQGQFLSEVLQRHTLPVVCTCSAADVQAAFSTIVSRIQRYCNCNSQPPTPVKIAVAGAQHYLSAVLRLFVEQLSHKTPDWLGYMRFLIIPLGSHPVARYLGSVDYRYNNFFQDLAWRDLFNKLEAQSAVQDTPDIVSRITQYIAGANCAHQLPIAEAMLTYKQKRKKNFHFDFTLSPDEESSQKFIPFVGVVKVGIVEPSSATSGDSDDAAPSGSSMLSSTPPSTSPAAKEASPTPPSSPSVSGGLSSPSQGVGAELMGLQVDYWTAAPPADRKREVEKKDLPATKNTLKCTFRSLQVSRLPSSGEAAATPTMSMTVVTKEKNKKVMFLPKKTKDKDVESKSQCIEGISRLICTAKHQQNMLRVLIDGVEWNDVKFFQLAAQWSSHVKHFPICIFGHSKSTC
- the PACS2 gene encoding phosphofurin acidic cluster sorting protein 2 isoform X6, which gives rise to MAERGRLGLAGPPAALNTPVPMNLFATWEVDGSSPSCVPRLCSLTLKKLVVFKELEKELISVVIAVKMQGSKRILRSHEIVLPPSGQVETDLALTFSLQYPHFLKREGNKLQIMLQRRKRYKNRTILGYKTLAAGSINMAEVMQHPSEGGQVLSLCSSIKEASVKVAEIWIFSLSSQPIDHEDSAMQAGPKAKSTDNYSEEEYESFSSEQEASDDAVQGQDLDEEDFDVGKPKKQRRSIVRTASMTRQQNFKQKVVALLRRFKVSDEVLDSEQDPAEHVPEAEEDLDLLYDTLDMENPSDSGPDLEDDDSVLSTPKPKLRPYFEGLSHSSSQTEIGSIHSVRSHKEPPSPADVPEKTRALGGRQPSDSVSDTVTHSTPAPGEQPAQPEESPEVETSALDVFTEKLPPSGRITKTESLVIPSTRSEGKQAGRRGRSTSLKERQPARPQNERANSLDNERCPDTRSQLQIPRKTVYDQLNHILISDDQLPENIILVNTSDWQGQFLSEVLQRHTLPVVCTCSAADVQAAFSTIVSRIQRYCNCNSQPPTPVKIAVAGAQHYLSAVLRLFVEQLSHKTPDWLGYMRFLIIPLGSHPVARYLGSVDYRYNNFFQDLAWRDLFNKLEAQSAVQDTPDIVSRITQYIAGANCAHQLPIAEAMLTYKQKRKKNFHFDFTLSPDEESSQKFIPFVGVVKVGIVEPSSATSGDSDDAAPSGSSMLSSTPPSTSPAAKEASPTPPSSPSVSGGLSSPRSAGCPAVARPRPRPPCP